From a single Pseudomonas serboccidentalis genomic region:
- the ccmA gene encoding cytochrome c biogenesis heme-transporting ATPase CcmA — translation MTSPVLQTVALACERDLRLLFENLEMRLASGDMVQISGPNGSGKTSLLRLLSGLMQPTSGQVLLNGQPLSAQPSELARNLLWIGHAAGIKDLLTPEENLSWLCALHRPAEREAIWQALAAVGLRGFEDVPCHTLSAGQQRRVALARLYLDSPPLWILDEPFTALDKQGVAQLEEHLAGHCERGGLVVLTTHHTLSRMPAGYRDLDLGNWAV, via the coding sequence TTGACCAGTCCTGTCCTGCAAACCGTTGCCCTCGCCTGTGAGCGAGACCTGCGGCTGCTCTTCGAAAATCTCGAAATGAGACTGGCCAGTGGCGATATGGTGCAGATCAGCGGCCCCAATGGCAGCGGCAAGACCAGTCTGCTGCGCCTGTTGTCGGGGTTGATGCAGCCGACCAGCGGTCAGGTCCTGCTCAATGGTCAGCCCTTGTCTGCGCAGCCGAGCGAACTGGCGCGCAACCTGTTGTGGATCGGCCACGCCGCCGGGATCAAGGACTTGCTGACGCCGGAAGAGAACCTGTCCTGGCTCTGCGCCCTGCATCGGCCTGCCGAGCGCGAGGCGATCTGGCAGGCATTGGCAGCCGTAGGATTGCGCGGCTTTGAAGATGTTCCCTGCCACACCCTGTCCGCCGGTCAGCAACGCCGTGTGGCGTTGGCGCGGCTGTATCTGGACAGCCCGCCCTTGTGGATTCTCGACGAGCCGTTCACCGCGCTCGACAAACAAGGCGTGGCGCAACTCGAAGAACACCTGGCCGGGCACTGCGAACGCGGCGGTCTGGTGGTCCTGACCACGCACCACACGCTGAGCCGGATGCCGGCCGGTTATCGCGATCTCGATCTGGGGAACTGGGCAGTATGA
- a CDS encoding flagellar hook-length control protein FliK produces MTGEMNILPLPPTTPANARPLAMSGELLKLLTPVEGLIGAGQSAQAEVLSLKQADQTFQLLLKVTVDGGRQTTVQASSNLPLPTGTNLAVTQPSAGNLAITVQQAIASSVATLTRIDTAQLPVGTLLQGKVLTSQTLPPVPGQPTVYRSLVSLLNTAQSGATLDIDSPTPLRIGTLLSALVEDSQTLKFVPLSSRQDQLAVSQQLLGQQSRQGSLDGLLNALQNLPSDDDQTSQDLRAAVVRLLANLPDVQQMSTAKGVALALANSGAFLETKLLTGQNPTLAPDMKADLLKLIAQLTPGLPSSTSFNAIIAANTLAQALPSFVRNALGTLGQVSAKPVPSSFPLPDRLLQNQDGEGDLEHLLRLAAAAVSRLQSHQLSSLEQTGVTDDGRLLSTWQLEIPMRNLQDIVPLQVKFQREEAPEREPQPNERRDEREPRQQLWRVDLAFDMEPLGPMQIQAQLIAGSLSSQLWAERPYTADLIETNLFALRQRLLDRGLNVGDLDCHLGTPPQGNQTRLEHRWVDETA; encoded by the coding sequence ATGACAGGCGAAATGAACATCCTCCCGCTCCCGCCCACCACCCCGGCGAACGCGCGTCCGCTGGCGATGAGCGGTGAGTTGCTCAAGCTGCTGACCCCGGTCGAAGGCTTGATCGGTGCCGGGCAAAGCGCCCAGGCCGAGGTGCTGTCGCTCAAGCAGGCGGACCAGACCTTTCAACTGTTGCTCAAGGTGACCGTCGACGGTGGTCGCCAGACCACCGTGCAAGCCAGCAGCAACCTGCCGCTGCCGACCGGTACCAACCTGGCCGTCACTCAACCGTCGGCGGGCAACCTGGCAATTACCGTGCAGCAGGCCATCGCCAGCAGCGTCGCGACCCTCACCCGCATCGATACGGCGCAGTTGCCGGTCGGCACGCTGTTGCAAGGCAAGGTGCTGACCTCGCAAACGCTGCCGCCAGTGCCGGGGCAACCGACGGTGTACCGTTCGCTGGTCAGCCTGCTCAATACCGCGCAGAGCGGCGCCACGCTGGACATCGACAGTCCGACGCCGCTGCGCATCGGCACCCTGCTCTCGGCCCTGGTCGAGGATTCGCAGACGCTCAAGTTCGTGCCGCTGAGCAGCCGTCAGGATCAATTGGCGGTGAGCCAGCAACTGCTCGGCCAACAGAGCCGCCAGGGCTCGCTGGACGGTTTGCTCAACGCCTTGCAAAACCTGCCGAGCGACGACGACCAGACTTCGCAAGACCTGCGCGCCGCCGTGGTCCGCCTGCTCGCCAACCTGCCCGATGTGCAGCAAATGAGCACCGCCAAAGGCGTAGCGCTGGCCCTGGCCAACAGCGGCGCTTTCCTCGAAACCAAACTGCTGACCGGACAGAACCCGACGCTGGCCCCGGACATGAAAGCCGATCTGCTCAAGCTGATCGCGCAACTGACCCCGGGCCTGCCGAGCAGCACCAGTTTCAACGCAATCATCGCCGCCAATACCCTGGCGCAAGCGTTGCCGAGTTTCGTGCGCAACGCCCTCGGCACCCTCGGCCAGGTCAGCGCCAAACCCGTGCCGAGCAGTTTTCCGCTGCCCGACCGCTTGCTGCAAAACCAGGACGGCGAAGGTGATCTGGAGCATCTGCTGCGCCTCGCCGCGGCAGCCGTGTCGCGCCTGCAAAGCCATCAACTGTCGAGCCTGGAACAGACCGGGGTCACCGATGACGGGCGTCTGCTCAGCACCTGGCAGCTGGAAATTCCCATGCGCAACCTGCAGGACATCGTGCCGCTGCAGGTCAAATTCCAGCGCGAAGAAGCGCCGGAGCGAGAACCGCAACCCAACGAACGCCGAGACGAACGCGAGCCCAGGCAACAGTTATGGCGCGTCGATCTGGCGTTTGACATGGAACCGTTGGGGCCGATGCAGATTCAGGCACAGTTGATTGCCGGCAGCCTGTCGAGTCAGCTCTGGGCCGAACGCCCGTACACCGCCGACTTGATCGAAACCAACCTGTTCGCGCTGCGCCAGCGCCTGCTTGATCGCGGGCTGAACGTCGGCGACCTCGACTGCCACCTCGGCACTCCGCCGCAGGGCAACCAAACCCGCCTAGAACACCGCTGGGTCGACGAAACCGCATGA
- a CDS encoding EscU/YscU/HrcU family type III secretion system export apparatus switch protein, which yields MNDSTAPRQAIALKYDGNHAPTLTAKGDEELAEEILRIARDCEVPIYENAELVRLLARMELGDSIPEELYRTIAEIIAFAWNLKGKFPEGHDPQAPMVEKDITERGDDY from the coding sequence ATGAACGATTCCACTGCTCCACGCCAGGCCATCGCCCTCAAGTACGACGGCAATCACGCCCCGACCCTCACCGCCAAGGGCGACGAGGAACTGGCCGAAGAAATCCTGCGGATCGCCCGCGATTGTGAAGTGCCGATCTATGAGAACGCCGAGCTGGTGCGGTTGTTGGCGCGGATGGAATTGGGCGACAGCATTCCCGAAGAGCTGTACCGCACAATTGCCGAGATCATCGCGTTTGCGTGGAATCTGAAGGGGAAATTTCCCGAGGGGCATGATCCGCAGGCGCCGATGGTCGAGAAGGACATCACCGAACGCGGGGATGATTATTAA
- a CDS encoding DUF2802 domain-containing protein: MILEVAVIVLFLFWAGTLAMFLAYIKAQRLIAAQQAQGDALRDQRIKDLAKRVDDYQNGNVRMGEALHELRSVVGPLPDKIVALEQRDPSSLSFAQAAKLVGMGASVDELTQSCGLTQAEAELMRKLHRS, translated from the coding sequence TTGATCCTCGAGGTTGCGGTCATTGTCCTGTTCCTCTTCTGGGCAGGCACGCTGGCAATGTTTCTGGCGTACATCAAGGCGCAGCGGCTGATCGCTGCGCAACAGGCACAGGGCGATGCGCTGCGTGATCAGCGCATCAAGGACCTGGCCAAGCGCGTCGACGACTATCAGAACGGCAACGTGCGCATGGGCGAAGCCCTGCATGAGCTGCGTTCGGTAGTCGGTCCGTTGCCGGACAAGATTGTTGCGCTGGAACAGCGCGATCCATCGAGCCTGTCATTCGCCCAGGCGGCGAAGCTGGTGGGCATGGGCGCGAGCGTCGACGAACTGACTCAATCCTGTGGCTTGACCCAGGCTGAGGCGGAGTTGATGCGCAAACTTCACAGAAGCTGA
- a CDS encoding chemotaxis protein CheW, giving the protein MSSQATNAKGSEDPILQWVTFKLDNETYGINVMRVQEVLRYTEIAPVPGAPSYVLGIINLRGNVVTVIDTRQRFGLNSGEISDNTRIVIIEADKQVVGIMVDSVAEVVYLRQSEIETAPNVGNEESAKFIQGVCNKNNELLILVELDKMMSEEEWSELESI; this is encoded by the coding sequence ATGAGTAGTCAGGCGACGAATGCAAAGGGTTCTGAAGATCCGATCCTGCAATGGGTGACCTTCAAGCTGGACAACGAAACCTACGGCATCAACGTGATGCGCGTTCAGGAAGTGCTGCGCTACACCGAGATCGCGCCGGTGCCGGGTGCGCCAAGCTACGTGCTGGGCATCATCAACCTGCGCGGTAACGTGGTCACCGTGATCGACACCCGTCAGCGCTTCGGCCTGAACAGCGGCGAGATCAGCGACAACACCCGTATCGTCATCATCGAAGCCGACAAACAAGTCGTCGGGATCATGGTCGACAGCGTGGCTGAAGTGGTTTACCTGCGTCAGTCGGAAATCGAGACCGCGCCGAACGTCGGTAACGAAGAGTCGGCCAAGTTCATCCAGGGCGTGTGCAACAAGAACAACGAGTTGCTGATCCTGGTCGAGCTGGACAAGATGATGAGCGAAGAAGAATGGTCGGAACTGGAGAGCATCTGA
- a CDS encoding CheW domain-containing protein translates to MNRPLKLTSKPQLALQSYLDSLLQEMPDELPTPIEAVEEGAQALDEFQAAVLEEQARDAQKAARPAAPAVAAVAKAPVALIEEAEPVRAPVSTLAPLLQTQLLKTVPEPAVVEPAPAPVAPAPIEQTLVPPLVEVHLPPSNTPPPVETEGRPAWASEAFECLLFDVAGLTLAVPLVCLGSIYSLAGHELTPLFGQPEWFLGILPSQAGNLKVLDTARWVMPDRYRDDFRQGLQYVISVQGYEWGLAVHQVSRSLRLDPNEIKWRSHRGQRPWLAGTVIEHMCALLDVSALAELIASGGAKHLGGHKPLHKPT, encoded by the coding sequence ATGAATCGGCCTTTGAAGTTGACGTCGAAGCCGCAACTGGCGTTGCAGTCCTATCTGGACAGCTTGCTGCAGGAAATGCCTGACGAGTTGCCGACACCCATCGAGGCTGTCGAAGAAGGTGCCCAGGCGCTGGACGAGTTCCAGGCCGCGGTACTGGAAGAGCAGGCCCGTGATGCACAGAAAGCGGCCAGGCCTGCCGCGCCTGCCGTTGCGGCGGTGGCGAAAGCACCGGTGGCATTGATCGAAGAGGCCGAGCCGGTTCGCGCGCCGGTCTCGACACTGGCACCGTTGCTGCAAACCCAATTGCTGAAAACCGTGCCGGAACCCGCGGTGGTCGAACCGGCTCCGGCTCCAGTTGCGCCCGCGCCGATTGAGCAGACGCTGGTCCCGCCGCTGGTGGAAGTCCATCTGCCACCGAGCAACACGCCGCCACCGGTAGAGACCGAGGGGCGTCCAGCCTGGGCGTCTGAGGCTTTCGAATGCCTGTTGTTCGATGTCGCCGGGTTGACCCTGGCGGTGCCGCTGGTGTGCCTTGGCTCGATCTATTCACTGGCCGGGCATGAGCTGACACCGCTGTTCGGTCAGCCGGAATGGTTCCTCGGGATTCTGCCGAGCCAGGCCGGCAATCTGAAAGTGTTGGACACCGCACGCTGGGTCATGCCGGATCGCTATCGCGATGACTTCCGTCAGGGCCTGCAGTACGTGATTTCGGTACAAGGTTACGAGTGGGGGCTGGCGGTGCATCAGGTCAGCCGCTCGTTGCGTCTGGATCCGAATGAAATCAAATGGAGAAGTCACCGGGGTCAGCGGCCATGGCTCGCCGGCACGGTGATTGAGCACATGTGTGCATTGCTTGACGTTTCCGCACTGGCCGAGTTGATCGCCAGCGGTGGGGCAAAGCACTTGGGCGGCCACAAGCCGCTACATAAACCGACATAG
- a CDS encoding ParA family protein, translating to MRVWAVANQKGGVGKTTSSIALAGLLAEAGKRVVVVDLDPHGSMTSYFGYDPDSLEHSNYDLFLHKGSVPQGLPGQLLLSTSDERISLLPSSTALATLERQSPGQSGLGLVIAKSLAQLWQDFDYAIIDSPPLLGVLMVNALAASQQLVIPVQTEHLAVKGLERMVNTLAMINRSRKQALPFSIVPTLFDRRTQASLGTLRVLRDKFPEEIWQGYIPVDTRLRDASRAGVTPSQFDGKSRGVLAYRALLKHLLAQQLVPQVA from the coding sequence ATGAGAGTCTGGGCAGTCGCCAATCAAAAGGGTGGTGTCGGTAAAACCACATCTTCCATCGCTTTAGCCGGATTGCTGGCGGAGGCGGGCAAGCGCGTGGTTGTGGTCGATCTCGACCCGCACGGCTCGATGACCAGCTATTTCGGCTACGACCCCGACAGCCTGGAACACAGCAACTACGATCTGTTTCTGCACAAGGGCAGCGTGCCGCAAGGCTTGCCCGGGCAACTGCTGCTGTCGACCAGCGATGAACGCATTTCCCTGTTGCCGTCGAGCACCGCACTGGCCACCCTTGAGCGCCAGTCGCCGGGGCAGAGTGGTCTTGGCCTGGTGATCGCCAAGAGTCTGGCGCAGCTGTGGCAGGACTTCGACTACGCGATCATCGACAGCCCGCCGTTGCTCGGCGTGCTGATGGTCAACGCGCTGGCCGCGAGCCAGCAACTGGTGATCCCGGTGCAGACCGAGCACCTGGCCGTGAAAGGCCTGGAGCGCATGGTCAACACCCTGGCGATGATCAACCGTTCGCGCAAACAGGCGTTGCCGTTCAGCATCGTGCCGACCCTGTTCGACCGTCGCACCCAGGCGTCGCTGGGTACCTTGCGCGTGTTGCGTGACAAATTCCCCGAGGAAATCTGGCAGGGTTATATCCCGGTCGATACCCGTCTGCGCGACGCCAGCCGGGCCGGTGTCACGCCTTCGCAATTCGACGGCAAGAGCCGTGGCGTGCTGGCTTACCGCGCGCTGCTCAAGCATCTGTTGGCGCAACAACTTGTTCCGCAGGTGGCTTGA
- the motD gene encoding flagellar motor protein MotD, with the protein MARRRHQEEHVNHERWLVSYADFITLLFAFFVVMYSISSINEGKYKVISEALIGVFTDSDRSLKPIPIGEERPKTVTPAKPLVKDAEQVDAGIAGASDPLKSIADDISAAFGDLIASNQMTVRGNELWVEIELNSSLLFGSGDAMPSDIAFNIIDKVAAILKPFDNPIHVEGFTDDQPIRTAQYPTNWELSSARSASIVRMLAMQGVNPGRLASVGYGEFQPVANNATAEGRAKNRRVVLVVSRNLDVRRSLTGTGTANAKPDAALKRAGTQTAPTPVKTPGRESAVNSPSPALIR; encoded by the coding sequence ATGGCTCGCCGCAGGCACCAGGAAGAACACGTTAACCACGAGCGCTGGCTCGTGTCCTACGCGGATTTCATCACGCTGCTGTTCGCGTTCTTCGTGGTGATGTACTCGATCTCGTCGATCAACGAGGGCAAGTACAAGGTCATTTCCGAAGCGTTGATCGGGGTCTTCACCGACTCCGACCGCTCGCTCAAGCCGATCCCGATTGGTGAAGAGCGGCCGAAGACCGTGACCCCGGCCAAGCCGCTGGTCAAGGATGCCGAGCAGGTTGACGCCGGTATCGCCGGCGCCAGCGATCCGCTGAAAAGCATCGCCGATGACATCAGTGCCGCGTTCGGCGACCTGATCGCCTCCAACCAGATGACTGTGCGCGGCAACGAGTTGTGGGTCGAGATCGAACTCAATTCCAGCCTGTTGTTCGGCAGCGGCGACGCCATGCCGAGCGACATCGCGTTCAACATCATCGACAAGGTGGCGGCAATCCTCAAACCGTTCGACAACCCGATTCACGTCGAAGGTTTCACCGACGATCAGCCGATCCGCACCGCGCAGTACCCGACCAACTGGGAACTGTCCTCGGCGCGTTCGGCGAGCATCGTACGGATGCTGGCGATGCAGGGTGTGAACCCTGGCCGACTGGCGTCGGTGGGCTACGGCGAGTTCCAGCCTGTGGCCAACAACGCCACTGCCGAGGGCCGTGCGAAAAACCGTCGTGTGGTGCTGGTGGTGTCGCGCAACCTCGATGTACGCCGCAGTCTGACCGGTACCGGAACCGCCAATGCAAAACCCGACGCGGCATTGAAGCGCGCTGGCACACAAACTGCACCGACCCCGGTCAAGACGCCGGGACGCGAGAGTGCCGTCAATTCTCCGTCACCCGCATTAATACGCTGA
- a CDS encoding flagellar motor protein, which produces MDVLSLIGIIMAFVAIIGGNYLEGGHLGALANGPAALIVLGGTIGAALLQSPMSAFKRAMQILTWILFPPRVDLPGGIDRVVNWSLTARKEGLLGLEGVADAEPDNYSRKGLQLLVDGAEPEAIRSILEVDFYTQEARDIEAAKVFESMGGYAPTIGIIGAVMGLIHVMGNLADPTQLGSGIAVAFVATIYGVASANLVLLPVAAKLKSIALRQSRYREMLLEGILSIAEGENPRSIELKLQGFMD; this is translated from the coding sequence ATGGATGTTCTAAGCCTGATCGGGATCATCATGGCGTTCGTCGCCATCATCGGCGGCAACTACCTTGAAGGCGGTCACCTCGGCGCGCTGGCCAACGGCCCGGCGGCGCTGATCGTCCTCGGTGGCACCATCGGTGCAGCGCTGCTGCAATCGCCGATGAGCGCCTTCAAGCGCGCCATGCAGATCCTCACCTGGATCCTGTTCCCGCCACGGGTGGACCTGCCCGGCGGCATCGACCGGGTGGTCAACTGGAGCCTCACCGCCCGCAAGGAAGGCCTGCTCGGGCTGGAAGGCGTGGCGGATGCCGAACCGGACAACTACTCGCGCAAAGGCCTGCAATTGCTGGTCGATGGCGCCGAGCCGGAAGCGATTCGCAGCATCCTCGAAGTGGATTTCTACACCCAGGAAGCCCGCGATATCGAGGCCGCCAAAGTCTTCGAAAGCATGGGCGGCTACGCGCCGACCATCGGTATCATCGGCGCGGTGATGGGCCTGATCCACGTGATGGGCAACCTCGCTGACCCAACACAGCTGGGCAGCGGCATTGCCGTGGCCTTCGTCGCGACCATCTACGGTGTGGCCAGTGCCAACCTGGTCTTGTTGCCAGTGGCGGCCAAGCTCAAGTCAATCGCGTTGCGGCAGTCGCGTTATCGCGAAATGTTGCTGGAAGGTATTTTGTCGATCGCCGAAGGTGAAAACCCTCGCTCTATCGAGCTGAAGCTTCAGGGCTTCATGGATTGA
- a CDS encoding protein-glutamate methylesterase/protein-glutamine glutaminase, with amino-acid sequence MAVKVLVVDDSGFFRRRVSEILSADPSIQVVGTATNGKEAIDQALALKPDVITMDYEMPMMDGITAVRHIMQRCPTPVLMFSSLTHEGARVTLDALDAGAVDFLPKNFEDISRNPEKVKQLLCEKVHSISRSNRRFSAYSAPAPAAAPTPASTPAASSFSSHSSSVPTRPAPAPAHAPVASRAPAASASSPAPKRKAYKLVAIGTSTGGPVALQRVLTQLPANFPAPIVLIQHMPAAFTKAFAERLDKLCRISVKEAEDGDILRPGLALLAPGGKQMMIDGRGAVKILPGDERLNYKPCVDITFGSAAKSYGDKVLAVVLTGMGADGREGARLLKQGGSSVWAQDEASCVIYGMPMAIVKADLADAVYGLDDIGKHIVEACI; translated from the coding sequence ATGGCAGTCAAAGTCCTGGTGGTGGACGATTCGGGGTTTTTCCGCCGCCGCGTCTCGGAAATTCTTTCAGCGGATCCGAGCATCCAGGTGGTCGGCACGGCCACCAACGGTAAAGAGGCGATCGATCAGGCCCTGGCCCTCAAGCCGGACGTGATCACCATGGACTACGAGATGCCGATGATGGATGGCATCACGGCGGTGCGGCACATCATGCAGCGCTGTCCGACCCCGGTGTTGATGTTCTCCTCGCTGACCCACGAAGGCGCCCGGGTAACCCTGGATGCGCTGGACGCCGGCGCGGTGGATTTCCTGCCGAAGAATTTCGAAGACATCTCGCGTAACCCGGAGAAGGTCAAGCAACTGCTGTGCGAGAAGGTCCACAGCATCTCGCGCAGCAACCGTCGTTTCAGTGCCTACAGTGCGCCGGCTCCAGCCGCTGCACCGACGCCTGCGTCAACTCCGGCGGCATCGAGCTTCAGCAGCCACAGCAGCAGCGTTCCGACGCGTCCTGCTCCAGCGCCTGCGCATGCTCCAGTTGCCAGCCGCGCACCGGCTGCCAGCGCTTCGTCGCCAGCACCGAAACGCAAGGCCTACAAACTGGTTGCCATCGGTACCTCGACTGGTGGGCCGGTTGCGCTGCAACGGGTGCTGACTCAGTTGCCGGCGAACTTCCCGGCACCGATCGTGCTGATCCAGCACATGCCGGCGGCGTTCACCAAAGCGTTTGCCGAGCGTCTGGACAAGCTGTGCCGCATCAGCGTCAAGGAAGCCGAGGATGGCGACATCCTGCGTCCGGGCCTGGCGCTGCTGGCCCCGGGTGGCAAGCAGATGATGATCGACGGCCGTGGCGCGGTGAAAATCCTGCCGGGCGACGAGCGTCTGAATTACAAGCCGTGCGTGGACATCACCTTCGGTTCCGCCGCCAAGTCCTACGGTGACAAAGTTCTGGCGGTGGTGCTGACCGGCATGGGCGCCGACGGCCGCGAAGGCGCGCGTCTGCTCAAGCAGGGCGGCAGCTCGGTGTGGGCGCAGGACGAAGCAAGCTGCGTGATCTACGGCATGCCGATGGCCATCGTCAAAGCCGATCTGGCTGACGCGGTGTACGGGCTGGACGACATCGGCAAGCACATCGTCGAGGCGTGTATCTGA
- a CDS encoding chemotaxis protein CheA, which yields MSFGADEEILQDFLVEAGEILEQLSEQLVELESRPDDADLLNAIFRGFHTVKGGAGFLQLNELVECCHIAENVFDILRKGERRVDAELMDVVLEALDAVNSMFSEVRERAPITAATPELLAALARLAEPQSADEAPASPVAEMIEELVVEGDSGDSGDITDNEFEQLLDSLNAAKAEAEAPTAAAPAPAAEAAAGDEITDAEFESLLDQLHGKGQFAADAVAPTAAAPAAPAAGDSSDITDDEFEALLDQLHGKGNFAVEALESAIASAPAAPAAPAAVAAGSDLISDHEFESLLDELHGKGKFTDVGAATAGTASTVAAPAAKAAAAPAAAPKAAPKPEPKAETPKPAAAPAPARAAAAPPPEKPASEAETTVRVDTARLDEIMNMVGELVLVRNRLVRLGLNSGDEAMSKAVSNLDVVTADLQTAVMKTRMQPIKKVFGRFPRLVRDLARQLKKEINLELVGEETDLDKNLVEALADPLVHLVRNAVDHGIESPEEREASGKARGGRVVLAAEQEGDHILLSISDDGKGMDPNVLRSIAVKRGVMDKDAADRLSDTECYNLIFAPGFSTKTEISDVSGRGVGMDVVKTKISQLNGSINIYSTKGQGSKIVIKVPLTLAIMPTLMVMLGNQAFAFPLVNVNEIFHLDLSTTNVVDGQEVVIVRDKALPLFYLKRWLVSSAAHEEQREGHVVILSVGTQRIGFVVDQLVGQEEVVIKPLGKMLQGTPGMSGATITGDGRIALILDVPSMLKRYAARRI from the coding sequence ATGAGCTTCGGCGCCGATGAAGAGATCCTTCAGGATTTCCTGGTTGAGGCCGGCGAGATTCTTGAGCAACTGTCCGAACAACTGGTCGAGCTGGAAAGCCGTCCGGATGATGCTGATCTGCTCAACGCAATTTTTCGCGGTTTCCATACTGTAAAAGGGGGCGCCGGCTTCCTTCAGCTCAACGAGCTGGTGGAGTGCTGTCACATCGCCGAAAACGTGTTCGACATCCTGCGCAAGGGTGAGCGTCGCGTTGATGCAGAACTGATGGACGTGGTGCTCGAAGCACTGGACGCAGTGAACAGCATGTTCAGCGAAGTCCGTGAGCGTGCACCGATCACGGCAGCCACCCCGGAACTGCTGGCCGCGCTGGCGCGTCTGGCCGAGCCACAATCGGCCGACGAAGCCCCGGCTTCTCCGGTGGCCGAGATGATCGAAGAGCTGGTCGTCGAAGGCGATTCCGGCGATTCGGGCGACATCACCGATAACGAATTTGAACAGTTGCTGGATTCGCTGAACGCCGCCAAGGCCGAAGCCGAAGCCCCGACCGCTGCTGCACCTGCGCCGGCTGCCGAAGCAGCTGCCGGCGATGAAATCACCGACGCCGAATTTGAGTCGTTGCTCGATCAGTTGCACGGCAAAGGCCAGTTCGCGGCGGACGCCGTTGCACCGACAGCGGCCGCGCCTGCGGCACCGGCGGCGGGCGACAGCTCGGACATCACCGACGACGAATTTGAAGCGCTGCTCGATCAGTTGCACGGCAAGGGCAACTTTGCCGTTGAAGCGCTGGAGTCGGCGATCGCCTCGGCCCCGGCTGCACCTGCCGCTCCGGCGGCCGTGGCTGCCGGCAGCGACCTGATCAGCGATCACGAGTTCGAATCGCTGCTCGACGAACTGCACGGCAAAGGCAAGTTCACCGACGTTGGCGCCGCGACTGCCGGCACCGCTTCGACCGTGGCCGCGCCTGCCGCCAAGGCTGCAGCCGCTCCGGCGGCTGCGCCGAAAGCTGCGCCCAAGCCTGAGCCAAAGGCCGAAACACCGAAGCCAGCGGCTGCACCGGCCCCGGCCCGTGCCGCCGCGGCACCGCCGCCGGAAAAACCGGCCAGCGAAGCCGAGACCACTGTGCGGGTCGACACCGCACGTCTCGACGAAATCATGAACATGGTCGGCGAGCTGGTACTGGTGCGTAACCGTCTGGTGCGCCTGGGTCTTAACAGCGGCGATGAAGCCATGTCCAAGGCCGTGTCGAATCTCGACGTGGTCACGGCTGACTTGCAGACCGCGGTGATGAAGACCCGGATGCAGCCAATCAAGAAGGTCTTCGGGCGCTTCCCGCGTCTGGTTCGCGACCTCGCGCGTCAGCTCAAGAAAGAGATCAACCTGGAACTGGTGGGTGAAGAAACCGACCTCGACAAAAACCTTGTCGAGGCCCTGGCCGACCCGCTGGTCCACTTGGTGCGTAACGCTGTCGACCACGGCATCGAGTCGCCGGAAGAACGCGAAGCCTCGGGCAAGGCCCGTGGCGGTCGTGTGGTGCTGGCGGCCGAGCAGGAAGGCGATCACATCCTGTTGTCGATCTCCGACGACGGCAAGGGCATGGACCCGAACGTCCTGCGTTCGATCGCGGTAAAACGCGGCGTGATGGACAAGGACGCGGCCGATCGCCTGAGCGATACCGAGTGCTACAACCTGATCTTCGCCCCGGGTTTCTCGACCAAGACCGAGATCTCCGACGTGTCCGGTCGCGGTGTCGGCATGGACGTGGTGAAGACCAAGATTTCCCAGCTCAACGGTTCGATCAACATCTACTCGACCAAGGGCCAGGGCTCGAAGATCGTCATCAAGGTGCCGCTGACGCTTGCGATCATGCCGACCCTGATGGTGATGCTCGGCAACCAGGCGTTTGCGTTCCCGTTGGTCAACGTCAACGAAATCTTCCACCTCGACCTGTCGACCACCAACGTGGTGGACGGCCAGGAAGTGGTGATCGTGCGGGACAAGGCGCTGCCATTGTTCTACCTCAAGCGCTGGCTGGTCAGCTCCGCCGCTCACGAAGAGCAGCGCGAAGGCCATGTGGTGATCCTTTCGGTGGGCACCCAGCGGATCGGCTTCGTCGTCGATCAACTGGTCGGTCAGGAAGAAGTGGTCATCAAGCCATTGGGCAAAATGCTGCAGGGCACTCCGGGCATGTCCGGCGCCACCATCACCGGTGACGGCCGCATCGCTCTGATCCTCGATGTTCCAAGCATGCTCAAGCGTTACGCCGCACGGCGTATTTGA